A stretch of Mesorhizobium sp. M2A.F.Ca.ET.046.03.2.1 DNA encodes these proteins:
- a CDS encoding PLP-dependent transferase, with protein MQRPLDLGADAVVHSATKYIGGHSDMMAGIVVVPASSPLERPLQMIQKHKGSVAAPFDCWLALRGLQTLPVRMRAHCDAALQVAEALSKSPQVEQVLYPGLAGDPGHALAARQMSAFGGMLSFIVKGGEPAAMCAAARLKLVVRATSLGGTHSLIEHRASVEGPESMAPGGLLRMSVGLEDVQDIIDDLMQALVGPAS; from the coding sequence CTGCAGCGCCCGCTCGATCTGGGCGCCGACGCGGTCGTCCATTCCGCGACCAAATACATCGGCGGCCACTCGGACATGATGGCCGGCATCGTTGTGGTGCCCGCTTCATCTCCCCTTGAGCGGCCCCTGCAGATGATCCAGAAGCACAAGGGCAGCGTTGCCGCGCCGTTCGACTGCTGGCTGGCACTGCGCGGGCTGCAGACGCTGCCGGTGAGGATGCGCGCGCACTGCGACGCCGCGCTTCAGGTTGCTGAAGCCCTGTCGAAGTCACCCCAGGTCGAGCAGGTACTTTACCCGGGACTTGCCGGTGATCCCGGCCATGCGCTTGCCGCCCGGCAGATGAGCGCATTCGGCGGCATGTTGTCCTTTATCGTGAAGGGCGGCGAGCCGGCCGCGATGTGTGCGGCCGCTCGCCTGAAACTGGTAGTGCGCGCCACCAGCCTCGGCGGCACGCACTCCCTGATCGAGCACAGAGCGTCGGTCGAAGGACCCGAGTCGATGGCGCCAGGTGGCCTACTGCGCATGTCGGTCGGGCTTGAGGATGTCCAGGACATCATCGATGATCTGATGCAGGCGCTCGTCGGTCCGGCGAGTTGA
- a CDS encoding shikimate kinase: MGITGELAGPAGRSDNEGGPHRISDAMSDQRKTREATLAIAGAVVARDGNLDGFSDSELADFVNGFSRWPDQQKTREATLAIAGAVVARDGNLDRFSCSELADLVNGFSRWPDQQKTREATLAIAGVVVGRDGNLDGFSDQELANLVNGFGKWPEQEKARKAIVAIAGELGSKGRRFSAFSTPALVRIANGLSRGIEEGETAGEVAEPALLKDRLHQLAHYLQYAEDRLQQADVHAIASIFKALGKAQLSDDFGALAQPGLDRLEVLRANPGFELDNNLETMGNLCASLLPLARSPKPVLRWHRRPALNLLNAIQPVVEHKIDAHLNAGQAERTSGPNASRCPALSIYQVLKTRAVLETLYRRPYVDGDELALQARQEELQGKTRQILDSSRALIYADLSYMSWNVIAEIEAKEPLEALDTFMAQNASMVQAQHAAASFDVHRVLHTMDHEPRPPQGDAGLMRLPVVDMQGRPLASEAELRYSIFHRLTSGAVPVVAVQLKGTPTGAMLTRTFPVEGVPYRMDLFGGSKLKPPQKSLNQLASHLPFAPEEAPSGKLLAIPYAETAPGTAFEQLSRAWAPFKEAYYYTQRRGFAAPPGIPDIGPHDYALEGCFKLSLLPDRPAGAGHPFRVEGRDGEIALRPHDGCGFIRASLAERMPAIARARHDAPERMPAYAGNSQSALPPSALQHYPRSVEVAQETREKALAWLETHPSLTLEEVFRTVTGGHIEGSGAIAVPSSDECLHVPTGKSKTLTRDAGVLVGRSPYDKPNLRPFAPDRVRSARDGDRTAAFLDRCVAFQYSFNVAHRSGAGLAADDPTFFAKGILIVVPDEMWPADFADRGVVMSAEDVKCHSRWLEEKNRVKADTALECVGILQATEVFAPGSLVAVPSVEQKMLDGDFDGDAVVIIGNRPRLYEHVRQFDAQLQALGIASMKPPKSHTPAIEKGDYQFSRSKQILSATGLVLETYSCLQRNVLAQPQEAQRWFAERAIFGTYEGIHPGLKADIRALLQEDRPDGHTLHDLITRAGEDSKAAKHPVACELAALLVAELQDWNRQLSEPAHESDVKQQLARSVASAGAKPAVSADAAALFPKLSESFPATADARKRVDFLLNHYQPRIDPRPDGYNPDDLHKSAINLLSVGIKVGTDAYKSDTGARVFMQKTTELQRLLERRPGFKPAPYVKAQAAKLHQGRFDVDGSLADLKDNPTLAASVMEASIRLAVEKRILPSALAISADDPASRITLSSEQAPERARLEAAPAEAQESAITETVHAVAELLRHDGIEVKVPHLDQRSRGQVWTADELTGQSVSAAPEAQLVTNAVRHVFEIPDEAFTRAFKKAALAFEERDCSEVETTNWFIRMDTPRLRGVHTAFRTAQNYRFEVEFHTPASYRAELAQRAQSECELVPIPPGAWEILHWGSSGESRSRAAGTSRSPTIARQQIAVARSPQAGEILAALGTRPVVLVGMPASGKSSIGAQLAKELGVEFVDIDKRIVAEHGNLMEMFADPGRGEAHFRDLETKELAKQLERGPIVIATGGGCFGNDTNQALILNKGRSIWLDTELKELRRRLKKDTSRPLLQGAEIEQKVDQLYEERSPFYQKADIVPPFQKDKKDARICVKELYASLCSEREAALPAAEISHVSGASGTTITMSPTAQRMHDNHHHGHDRGVGAGETIQAPMAPLGVGQRPPPLETLTADPQPLLAGNNARAHLASSTRSRERSSRGQ; encoded by the coding sequence ATGGGCATCACCGGAGAGTTGGCCGGACCAGCAGGGCGATCTGATAACGAAGGAGGCCCGCACCGCATCTCCGACGCAATGTCGGACCAGCGGAAGACGCGCGAAGCAACGCTTGCCATCGCCGGCGCGGTGGTTGCCCGCGACGGCAATCTCGACGGATTTTCGGATTCAGAGTTGGCCGATTTTGTGAACGGCTTCAGCAGATGGCCGGACCAGCAGAAGACGCGCGAAGCGACGCTTGCCATCGCCGGCGCGGTGGTTGCTCGCGACGGGAATCTCGACAGATTTTCGTGTTCAGAGTTGGCTGATTTGGTGAACGGCTTCAGCAGATGGCCGGACCAGCAGAAGACGCGTGAAGCGACGCTTGCCATCGCCGGCGTGGTGGTTGGCCGCGACGGCAATCTCGACGGATTCTCGGATCAAGAATTGGCCAATCTGGTGAACGGTTTCGGCAAGTGGCCGGAACAAGAAAAAGCACGCAAGGCGATCGTTGCCATCGCCGGCGAGCTCGGTTCCAAGGGCCGTCGCTTCAGCGCTTTCAGCACGCCTGCCCTTGTCAGGATCGCCAACGGTCTGTCGCGGGGCATCGAGGAGGGAGAGACCGCCGGCGAGGTCGCCGAACCCGCCTTGCTGAAGGACCGACTGCATCAACTGGCGCACTACCTCCAATATGCCGAGGATCGGCTGCAGCAGGCCGATGTCCATGCCATAGCGAGTATATTCAAGGCGTTGGGCAAGGCGCAGTTGTCGGACGATTTCGGTGCACTGGCACAGCCGGGGCTGGACAGGCTCGAGGTGTTACGTGCCAATCCCGGGTTTGAGCTCGACAACAACCTCGAGACGATGGGCAATCTTTGCGCCTCCCTGCTGCCCCTAGCTCGCAGCCCGAAGCCGGTGTTGCGCTGGCACCGCAGACCGGCGCTGAACCTGCTCAACGCCATCCAGCCGGTGGTGGAACACAAGATCGATGCCCATCTCAACGCAGGCCAGGCCGAGCGCACCAGCGGTCCCAATGCAAGCCGCTGCCCGGCGCTTTCGATCTATCAGGTGCTCAAGACCCGGGCGGTGCTGGAGACGCTCTACCGGCGGCCCTATGTCGACGGCGACGAACTCGCCTTGCAGGCCAGGCAGGAAGAGCTGCAGGGCAAGACCAGGCAGATCCTGGACAGCTCCCGGGCCCTCATCTACGCCGACCTTTCCTACATGAGCTGGAACGTGATCGCCGAGATCGAGGCGAAAGAGCCGCTCGAAGCGCTCGACACCTTCATGGCGCAGAACGCATCGATGGTCCAGGCCCAGCATGCGGCCGCCAGCTTCGATGTCCATCGGGTCCTTCATACCATGGACCACGAGCCGAGACCGCCGCAAGGCGATGCCGGACTGATGCGGCTGCCGGTGGTCGACATGCAAGGCCGGCCGCTGGCCAGCGAAGCCGAATTGCGGTATTCCATTTTCCACCGCTTGACCTCGGGCGCGGTGCCGGTGGTGGCGGTGCAACTAAAGGGAACTCCGACCGGCGCCATGCTGACACGCACGTTCCCCGTGGAGGGCGTGCCCTACCGCATGGACCTGTTCGGCGGCAGCAAACTGAAGCCGCCGCAAAAGAGCCTGAACCAGCTTGCCTCTCACCTGCCCTTTGCGCCCGAAGAGGCCCCAAGCGGCAAGCTTTTGGCGATCCCTTATGCCGAGACGGCTCCGGGTACGGCCTTTGAGCAGTTGTCGCGGGCCTGGGCGCCGTTCAAGGAAGCCTATTACTATACCCAGCGCCGCGGATTTGCCGCGCCGCCGGGCATCCCCGACATTGGCCCGCATGATTATGCGCTGGAAGGGTGCTTCAAGCTGTCCCTTCTCCCCGACCGCCCCGCAGGCGCAGGGCATCCCTTCCGGGTCGAGGGGCGAGACGGCGAGATCGCCTTGCGGCCGCATGACGGCTGCGGCTTCATCAGGGCCTCACTGGCCGAGCGCATGCCGGCCATTGCCCGGGCTCGCCACGACGCTCCCGAGCGGATGCCTGCCTATGCCGGTAATAGCCAATCGGCGCTACCGCCTTCGGCGCTGCAACATTATCCGCGCAGCGTCGAGGTGGCACAGGAGACCCGCGAGAAGGCTCTGGCTTGGCTCGAAACCCATCCAAGCCTCACCCTCGAGGAGGTGTTCCGGACCGTCACGGGCGGGCACATCGAGGGTTCGGGCGCTATCGCCGTACCGTCGAGCGACGAATGCCTGCATGTGCCGACGGGCAAGAGCAAGACCTTGACCCGTGACGCCGGCGTGCTTGTCGGACGCTCCCCCTATGACAAGCCCAACCTGCGCCCGTTCGCCCCCGACCGGGTCAGGTCGGCGCGCGATGGCGATCGGACCGCCGCGTTCCTGGATCGGTGCGTGGCCTTCCAATACAGCTTCAACGTCGCGCACAGGTCGGGGGCTGGGCTAGCCGCCGACGATCCGACCTTCTTTGCCAAAGGCATCTTGATCGTTGTGCCCGACGAAATGTGGCCGGCGGACTTCGCTGACCGCGGGGTGGTGATGTCTGCGGAGGACGTAAAGTGCCATTCGCGCTGGCTGGAGGAAAAGAACCGGGTCAAGGCCGACACCGCGCTGGAGTGCGTCGGCATCCTGCAGGCGACGGAGGTGTTCGCGCCCGGCTCTTTGGTTGCGGTTCCGAGCGTCGAACAAAAAATGCTCGACGGCGATTTTGACGGCGACGCCGTCGTCATCATCGGCAACCGGCCTCGCCTTTACGAGCATGTGCGCCAGTTCGACGCGCAGCTGCAGGCGCTCGGCATCGCCTCGATGAAGCCCCCGAAGTCGCACACGCCGGCCATTGAGAAAGGCGACTACCAGTTCAGCCGGTCCAAGCAGATCCTGTCGGCCACCGGGCTGGTGCTGGAGACCTACAGCTGCCTGCAGCGCAACGTGCTGGCGCAGCCGCAGGAGGCGCAACGCTGGTTTGCCGAGCGTGCCATCTTCGGCACCTACGAGGGCATTCATCCTGGGCTCAAGGCCGACATCCGCGCACTGTTGCAGGAAGATCGGCCGGATGGCCATACCCTCCATGATCTTATCACCAGGGCTGGGGAAGACAGCAAGGCCGCCAAGCATCCGGTGGCCTGCGAACTGGCCGCCTTGCTAGTGGCCGAGCTCCAGGACTGGAACCGGCAGCTCAGCGAGCCGGCTCATGAGTCGGACGTCAAGCAGCAGTTAGCGCGATCCGTGGCCTCAGCCGGCGCGAAGCCTGCCGTCAGCGCCGACGCGGCCGCGCTCTTCCCGAAACTCAGCGAATCCTTTCCGGCAACCGCTGACGCCAGGAAGCGCGTCGACTTCCTGCTCAACCACTACCAGCCGCGCATCGATCCGCGGCCCGACGGCTACAACCCCGACGATCTGCATAAAAGCGCCATCAACCTGTTGAGCGTCGGCATCAAGGTCGGCACGGACGCCTACAAGTCCGATACCGGTGCGCGGGTGTTCATGCAAAAAACTACCGAATTGCAGCGGCTCTTGGAGCGCAGGCCGGGCTTCAAGCCGGCCCCCTATGTCAAGGCGCAGGCGGCAAAGCTCCACCAGGGCCGGTTCGACGTCGATGGCAGCCTGGCGGATCTGAAGGACAACCCCACGCTGGCGGCCTCGGTCATGGAGGCCTCGATCAGACTCGCCGTCGAAAAGCGCATCCTGCCGAGCGCCCTAGCAATCTCGGCCGACGACCCTGCCAGCAGGATAACGCTGAGCAGCGAACAGGCCCCGGAGCGCGCCAGGCTCGAAGCCGCCCCCGCCGAAGCGCAAGAAAGCGCGATTACCGAAACTGTGCATGCTGTTGCCGAGCTTTTGCGGCACGACGGCATCGAGGTGAAGGTGCCGCATCTTGACCAACGGTCGCGCGGGCAGGTCTGGACAGCCGACGAGTTGACCGGCCAGAGCGTGAGCGCGGCGCCAGAGGCCCAGCTGGTCACCAATGCCGTGCGCCATGTCTTCGAGATCCCGGACGAGGCTTTTACGCGCGCATTCAAGAAGGCGGCACTAGCCTTCGAGGAGCGGGACTGCAGCGAGGTCGAGACCACCAACTGGTTCATCAGGATGGACACGCCGAGGTTACGCGGCGTTCACACGGCATTCAGAACTGCGCAGAACTATCGCTTCGAGGTCGAGTTCCATACGCCGGCCAGTTACCGGGCAGAGCTCGCGCAGCGCGCGCAGAGCGAATGCGAGTTGGTCCCTATTCCCCCTGGCGCCTGGGAGATATTACACTGGGGCTCGTCAGGAGAAAGCAGGTCGAGGGCTGCAGGGACCTCCAGGTCGCCCACAATCGCAAGACAACAGATTGCGGTCGCTCGCTCCCCGCAAGCGGGCGAGATCCTCGCGGCTCTCGGTACGCGGCCGGTCGTGCTCGTCGGGATGCCGGCGAGCGGCAAGTCGAGCATCGGCGCCCAGCTTGCCAAGGAGTTGGGGGTGGAGTTTGTCGACATCGATAAGCGTATAGTCGCCGAGCACGGCAATCTGATGGAGATGTTCGCCGACCCTGGCCGCGGCGAGGCGCACTTCAGGGACCTGGAGACCAAAGAGCTGGCCAAGCAGCTGGAGAGAGGGCCTATCGTCATCGCAACCGGCGGCGGCTGCTTTGGCAACGACACTAATCAAGCCCTGATCCTAAATAAGGGGAGGTCGATCTGGCTCGACACCGAGCTGAAGGAGCTCCGCAGGCGCCTCAAGAAAGACACCAGCCGTCCGCTGCTGCAGGGCGCCGAGATCGAGCAGAAGGTTGACCAGCTGTACGAAGAGCGCAGTCCGTTCTACCAAAAGGCCGACATCGTCCCGCCCTTTCAAAAAGACAAGAAGGACGCTCGCATTTGCGTGAAGGAACTCTACGCTTCCCTGTGCAGCGAAAGAGAAGCCGCTCTGCCCGCTGCCGAGATATCACATGTCTCCGGTGCCTCCGGCACTACCATCACCATGTCCCCAACAGCTCAGCGTATGCACGATAATCATCACCACGGCCACGATCGCGGGGTCGGCGCCGGGGAAACTATCCAGGCGCCGATGGCACCATTGGGTGTAGGGCAACGGCCGCCGCCCCTCGAGACCCTCACCGCCGACCCGCAGCCTTTGCTGGCCGGCAATAACGCACGAGCGCATTTAGCGTCTTCCACGAGAAGCAGAGAACGCTCAAGCCGAGGACAATAA
- a CDS encoding NYN domain-containing protein: MENEDRSRTTSDRRIALLIDADNVSHGKIAAILAELSKYGTANIRRAYGDWANAHLRNWKDKLHNFAIRPIQQFSYSAGKNATDIALVIDAMELLYTEKLDAFCWASSDADFTPLDAVESQWTRCLRIWGTQNAHTVCECLHDFPLSR, translated from the coding sequence ATGGAAAATGAGGACAGGTCGCGAACCACATCTGATCGGCGAATCGCCTTGCTCATCGATGCGGACAATGTGTCCCACGGCAAGATTGCAGCGATACTGGCAGAACTTTCAAAATATGGCACAGCTAATATCCGCCGCGCCTATGGCGATTGGGCAAACGCCCATCTCAGGAACTGGAAAGACAAGCTGCACAATTTTGCAATTCGGCCCATTCAACAGTTCAGCTATTCAGCCGGCAAAAACGCCACCGATATTGCGCTTGTGATCGATGCAATGGAACTTCTCTACACGGAGAAGCTTGACGCCTTCTGTTGGGCTTCCAGCGATGCCGATTTCACGCCACTAGATGCAGTTGAAAGCCAATGGACACGATGTCTACGGATTTGGGGAACGCAAAACGCCCACACCGTTTGTGAATGCCTGCACGACTTTCCTCTATCTCGATAG
- a CDS encoding Shedu immune nuclease family protein has protein sequence MTRELEAAGKVMLGRVFFLRTSDLVAGMAHGVTHDDEADEDERPLYRFRFATTKHRYHRIPGRILGIDRDVLIVAKGIALDRKVFVAERNISIFRRIAKLRPGSEIVVGGDRADSIAVEAFGELLERFPNSTEVDRYAAARVETILGEFFDGTTSARDHYESYLNRRNAGTRGRALRRDELLRAEIDKFVYLRATLFSWLTRAASYSEKEWQKMVVGVILLLFPKYVAVLENIRITDFYSTPGKRKNRYVDLCVVDTNGNIDVIEIKKPFDDILLSRGLYRGNSVPAKELSGTIMQAEKYLFHLSKWGVEGERELSKRYGSALPADLQIRVTNPKALLLLGRDRRTDGTGALTENQSFDLEVIKRKYANMMDIVTYDDLLRRLDRIIDSLTARAGSAKLRQRADKRVTERRD, from the coding sequence GTGACACGGGAACTCGAGGCAGCGGGCAAGGTGATGCTGGGCCGAGTGTTCTTCTTGCGCACATCCGACCTCGTGGCGGGGATGGCGCACGGCGTGACGCATGACGATGAGGCGGACGAAGACGAGCGCCCGCTCTATCGGTTTCGATTCGCGACTACGAAACACAGATATCACCGCATTCCCGGGCGGATCCTTGGGATCGACAGGGATGTGCTGATCGTCGCGAAGGGGATCGCGCTGGACCGGAAAGTGTTTGTCGCCGAGCGCAACATCAGCATCTTTCGGCGCATTGCAAAGCTGAGGCCCGGCAGCGAAATCGTCGTTGGCGGCGACCGGGCCGACAGCATCGCTGTCGAGGCCTTCGGCGAACTGCTCGAGAGGTTCCCGAACAGCACCGAGGTCGACCGCTATGCCGCGGCGCGCGTGGAAACCATCCTCGGCGAATTCTTCGACGGCACGACCAGCGCGCGCGATCACTACGAAAGCTACCTGAATCGCCGGAACGCCGGTACGCGCGGCCGCGCCTTGCGACGGGATGAGCTGCTTCGCGCCGAGATCGACAAGTTCGTCTATCTGCGCGCGACGCTATTCTCCTGGCTCACCAGGGCGGCTAGCTACTCCGAGAAGGAGTGGCAGAAGATGGTTGTCGGCGTCATCCTGCTGCTGTTCCCGAAGTATGTGGCGGTGTTGGAGAATATCCGGATCACCGACTTCTATTCGACCCCGGGCAAGCGAAAGAACCGATACGTCGACTTGTGCGTGGTCGACACCAACGGCAATATCGACGTCATCGAGATCAAGAAGCCTTTTGACGACATTCTCCTGAGCAGAGGCCTCTATCGCGGCAACAGCGTTCCAGCGAAGGAGCTGTCAGGCACCATCATGCAGGCCGAGAAGTACCTGTTCCACCTATCCAAATGGGGCGTTGAGGGGGAGCGCGAATTGTCGAAGCGATACGGGTCAGCGCTCCCCGCCGACCTCCAGATTCGGGTGACCAATCCCAAGGCGCTGCTTCTGCTCGGCCGCGATCGCCGAACGGATGGCACAGGCGCGCTCACCGAGAACCAATCGTTCGACCTAGAGGTCATCAAGCGGAAGTATGCGAATATGATGGACATCGTCACCTACGACGATTTGCTCCGCCGCCTCGACAGAATCATCGACTCGCTGACGGCGCGCGCAGGCTCGGCCAAACTGAGGCAACGCGCTGACAAGCGCGTCACTGAACGGCGGGATTGA
- the trxA gene encoding thioredoxin: MVTVKVDINNFESEVLESAAPVVVDFWAEWCDPCKMIAPSLDEISVEMEGKIKVAKLNIDENPELATQLGVRSIPTLAIFKGGEVADFSVGAKPKAALLNWISNAA, translated from the coding sequence ATGGTTACCGTGAAAGTCGATATCAATAACTTCGAGTCGGAAGTTCTGGAATCCGCAGCACCCGTCGTCGTCGATTTCTGGGCCGAATGGTGCGATCCCTGCAAGATGATTGCTCCGAGCCTCGACGAAATCTCCGTCGAGATGGAAGGCAAGATCAAGGTCGCCAAGCTCAACATCGATGAAAACCCGGAACTCGCCACTCAATTGGGCGTGCGCTCCATTCCGACGCTGGCGATCTTCAAGGGCGGCGAGGTGGCCGATTTCTCGGTCGGCGCCAAACCGAAGGCAGCTCTTTTGAACTGGATTTCGAACGCTGCCTGA
- a CDS encoding VOC family protein, translating into MNGLPLVELRKDMAAQRRPTEAGLFHTAFLLRSRRDLSLWTRHIRQAGVQLDGASDPLVSEALYLNDPEGNGIEVYVDRPRSDWIRHGDEIEMATLPLDLSDLAKVSGDWAGAPDGTVIGHVHLRVGDVETADAFMTGTLGLTRTARLPSAGWYGSGGYHHHLAGNVWHSRGAKQRSPGSAGLAEIELLVQPHTLPVGVIEDPWGTIFTISAAQTLTLLNPTQPN; encoded by the coding sequence GTGAACGGCCTGCCATTGGTCGAACTGCGCAAAGACATGGCGGCACAACGCCGCCCCACCGAAGCGGGGCTGTTTCACACGGCCTTCCTACTGCGTTCGCGCCGCGATCTTAGTCTTTGGACACGGCACATTCGGCAAGCCGGTGTGCAGCTTGATGGCGCGTCGGACCCTCTTGTCAGTGAGGCGCTTTATCTCAATGACCCGGAAGGGAACGGGATCGAAGTGTACGTCGATCGGCCTCGGTCCGACTGGATCCGCCATGGTGACGAGATCGAGATGGCCACGTTGCCGCTGGATCTCTCCGACCTCGCCAAAGTTTCGGGGGATTGGGCGGGTGCGCCGGACGGAACAGTGATCGGCCACGTGCATCTGCGGGTGGGTGATGTCGAGACGGCGGATGCCTTCATGACCGGGACGCTCGGCTTGACGCGAACGGCCCGCTTGCCATCGGCGGGTTGGTACGGTTCGGGCGGCTACCACCACCACCTTGCCGGCAATGTCTGGCACTCCCGTGGCGCCAAACAGCGCAGTCCAGGCTCGGCAGGACTCGCCGAGATCGAACTCCTCGTGCAGCCGCATACCCTGCCTGTAGGTGTGATCGAGGACCCGTGGGGCACGATATTCACCATCTCCGCAGCCCAAACCCTCACCCTTTTGAACCCAACCCAGCCCAACTGA
- a CDS encoding XRE family transcriptional regulator: MTEMSFIPDREQELGQAIATKLRNLRRDQDLTLDGVAKLTGLSKGTVVALEKGKANPSIGILCRLAAAFSLSVGDLINDAPRGEADKRIERTVTKTLWTSPAGSSAQLQASTSGRTMFELWSWVLAPGDEFHADAHSPDTRELVTVTAGALTIVVGRESTVLAEGESAHLITDQPHSYIGTADVWTRFTMAVLERGGQRLARKRDWIVGLGDD, translated from the coding sequence ATGACCGAGATGTCATTCATACCGGATCGCGAGCAGGAGCTGGGGCAGGCGATTGCCACCAAGCTGCGCAACCTGCGCCGCGATCAGGACCTGACGCTTGATGGGGTTGCCAAGCTGACCGGCCTTTCAAAGGGAACGGTGGTGGCGCTCGAAAAGGGGAAGGCCAACCCCAGCATAGGCATCCTTTGCAGGCTGGCGGCCGCGTTCTCCCTGTCCGTAGGCGACTTGATCAACGATGCGCCGAGAGGAGAAGCCGACAAGCGTATTGAGCGTACTGTCACGAAAACACTTTGGACGAGCCCCGCTGGCAGTAGCGCTCAGTTGCAGGCCTCTACGTCGGGTCGCACCATGTTTGAACTCTGGTCGTGGGTCTTGGCACCCGGCGACGAATTCCATGCCGACGCCCACAGCCCCGACACGCGGGAGCTGGTGACAGTGACCGCCGGCGCTCTCACCATCGTCGTGGGGAGAGAGTCGACCGTCTTGGCGGAAGGCGAAAGCGCCCACCTCATCACCGACCAGCCGCATTCCTACATCGGCACGGCCGATGTCTGGACACGCTTCACGATGGCTGTCCTGGAGCGCGGCGGGCAGCGACTCGCTCGCAAGCGCGACTGGATTGTTGGATTGGGTGATGACTAG
- a CDS encoding helix-turn-helix transcriptional regulator: MNASELLAKIKELPNKPVDVPTPPAIELVAMVVRWGRHLKQWKAATLADFARVSLSTVERVERAEKVSVEALDRIAQALGHEPGAFTTPRLPIGPDKAAERLVERYGHLEPVEVSPMKTHKAIRDAAKCDAYLIHRPGVSDTYHDDIASLGEWLDLASFILSDLGEEPLSSGRGRRQLYNDILSAVSELERHGLTVLSGVMAAPQPGMPDWKVAIVSVTPRLTDPGAPKRRYVMVDRRAVAVTPGWLIDD, translated from the coding sequence ATGAATGCCTCGGAACTTCTCGCTAAGATCAAGGAACTGCCCAACAAGCCGGTGGATGTGCCCACGCCGCCGGCTATCGAGCTCGTCGCCATGGTGGTACGCTGGGGCCGCCATCTCAAGCAGTGGAAGGCCGCCACGCTTGCCGACTTCGCGCGTGTCTCGCTGTCGACGGTCGAGCGCGTCGAACGCGCGGAGAAGGTCAGCGTAGAAGCGCTCGACCGCATCGCCCAGGCGCTCGGCCACGAGCCGGGCGCGTTCACCACGCCGCGCCTCCCTATCGGCCCGGACAAGGCGGCGGAACGCCTCGTCGAGAGGTATGGCCATCTCGAACCGGTGGAAGTGTCGCCGATGAAGACGCACAAGGCCATCCGCGATGCCGCTAAGTGCGACGCCTACCTCATCCACCGTCCCGGCGTGTCCGACACCTATCACGACGACATCGCTAGTCTTGGCGAATGGCTCGACCTCGCCTCGTTCATCCTCTCCGACCTCGGCGAGGAGCCATTGTCGTCGGGGCGTGGGCGGCGCCAGCTCTACAACGACATTCTAAGCGCGGTGTCCGAACTGGAGCGCCATGGACTGACGGTCTTGTCCGGTGTCATGGCCGCGCCCCAGCCGGGCATGCCCGACTGGAAGGTCGCCATTGTCTCGGTGACGCCACGCCTCACCGATCCCGGCGCGCCGAAGCGTCGCTACGTCATGGTCGACCGCCGGGCGGTTGCCGTGACGCCGGGCTGGCTCATCGACGATTAG
- a CDS encoding TIR domain-containing protein, with protein sequence MYNLLVSGWEEEWQGAPCTFDLSRCVSQHEYTDQKIAERFGKLDGTALTELTRLPTIFAYEDACQLDPKFGLIREVTVRRGQVRIEYEFIPVQPFLTAADFDVLAFELDIGKWEMNRTHWAIKDVNLPKELHAARGIVLPSWTRQASRAVDITQHHFDVGLSFPGEARGLVEQVARELEARLGPNAYFYDNNYVSQLARPSLDTLLQDIYRNRSKLIVVFIGADYQRKDWCGVEFRAIREIIMARDEQRIMYVRVDDGSVDGVLRTDGYVDARRFKPADIAQFITERLALIP encoded by the coding sequence ATGTACAACCTTCTGGTATCCGGCTGGGAAGAGGAATGGCAAGGGGCGCCCTGCACCTTCGACCTATCGCGTTGCGTCAGCCAGCACGAATACACCGATCAGAAGATTGCCGAGAGGTTCGGTAAACTCGACGGGACCGCGCTGACCGAACTGACGCGGCTGCCCACCATCTTCGCCTACGAAGATGCCTGTCAGCTCGATCCAAAGTTCGGGCTAATCCGCGAGGTGACTGTGCGGCGCGGCCAAGTGCGGATCGAATACGAGTTCATCCCGGTCCAGCCCTTCCTGACGGCGGCCGACTTCGACGTCCTCGCCTTCGAGCTCGATATCGGAAAATGGGAGATGAATCGCACGCATTGGGCGATCAAGGATGTCAACCTGCCGAAAGAGCTGCACGCTGCGCGGGGCATCGTCCTGCCCTCGTGGACGCGGCAGGCTAGCCGCGCCGTCGACATCACCCAGCATCATTTCGATGTTGGCCTCTCGTTTCCAGGCGAAGCCCGCGGGCTGGTTGAGCAGGTGGCCCGCGAGCTTGAGGCGCGTCTCGGCCCGAACGCCTATTTCTACGACAACAACTACGTCTCCCAGCTTGCCCGGCCGTCGCTCGACACCCTGTTGCAGGACATCTATCGCAACCGCTCCAAGCTCATCGTCGTGTTCATCGGCGCCGACTATCAGCGCAAGGATTGGTGCGGCGTTGAGTTCCGCGCGATCCGCGAAATCATCATGGCTCGGGACGAACAGCGCATCATGTACGTGCGCGTCGACGACGGTTCCGTCGATGGCGTGCTCCGCACCGACGGCTACGTCGACGCGCGACGTTTCAAACCCGCCGACATCGCCCAGTTCATCACCGAGCGCCTCGCACTCATTCCCTAA